In one Variovorax sp. V213 genomic region, the following are encoded:
- a CDS encoding LacI family DNA-binding transcriptional regulator yields MNAPLPLKAATLHDVAREAGVSLITASRALSNPGVVSDKTIARVQQAVEATGYIPNLLAGSLKSKRSLMVAGIVPALSVQQFLPTVQMLTTTLAGAGYQLILGQTNYDAEQEEAVLHTMISRQPDGIVMTGLVRSQKARDRLRRANIPVVETWDLSDRPVDMLVGFSHLKVGSAVAGYFLSKGWKHLGIATGNDHRAMQRREGFLATLGHDVSTAIVPAPSSLELGRQALAQLLQQDPALQAVCCSSDQLAHGVLVEAQARGLRVPQDLAVFGFGNADFSAHMVPSISTIHVDGPEIGRLAAQLIIDRCRGATIERPVVDVGFRIIERQSTAL; encoded by the coding sequence ATGAACGCCCCCCTCCCCCTCAAGGCCGCAACGCTTCACGACGTCGCTCGCGAGGCGGGTGTCTCGCTCATCACCGCCTCGCGCGCGCTCAGCAATCCCGGCGTGGTTTCGGACAAGACGATTGCACGCGTGCAGCAAGCCGTGGAGGCCACCGGATACATCCCCAATCTGCTCGCAGGAAGCCTCAAATCCAAGCGCAGCCTGATGGTCGCGGGCATCGTGCCGGCGCTCTCGGTGCAGCAGTTCCTGCCGACCGTGCAGATGCTCACGACCACCTTGGCAGGGGCCGGGTACCAGCTGATCCTGGGGCAGACGAATTACGACGCCGAGCAAGAAGAGGCCGTGCTGCACACGATGATCAGTCGTCAGCCCGATGGCATCGTCATGACGGGCCTGGTCCGATCCCAGAAGGCGCGGGATCGGCTGCGCCGCGCGAACATCCCGGTGGTGGAAACCTGGGACTTGAGCGATCGTCCGGTCGACATGCTGGTCGGCTTCTCGCACCTGAAGGTGGGCAGCGCCGTCGCGGGCTACTTTCTGTCCAAGGGATGGAAACATCTGGGCATTGCGACTGGCAACGACCACCGCGCCATGCAGCGTCGCGAGGGGTTCCTGGCGACTCTTGGACACGACGTCTCCACAGCGATCGTGCCCGCGCCCAGCAGCCTGGAGCTCGGCAGGCAGGCACTCGCGCAACTGCTGCAGCAGGATCCGGCGCTGCAGGCGGTTTGCTGCAGCTCGGACCAACTGGCGCATGGCGTTCTGGTCGAGGCGCAGGCGCGGGGCCTGCGGGTGCCGCAGGATCTTGCGGTCTTCGGTTTCGGCAATGCGGACTTTTCGGCCCACATGGTGCCGTCGATCTCGACGATCCACGTCGATGGTCCGGAGATCGGACGGCTCGCGGCACAGCTGATCATCGACCGGTGCCGCGGAGCGACCATCGAACGGCCCGTCGTTGACGTAGGTTTTCGAATCATCGAGCGCCAGTCGACGGCCTTGTAG